From one Budorcas taxicolor isolate Tak-1 chromosome 21, Takin1.1, whole genome shotgun sequence genomic stretch:
- the LOC128066524 gene encoding basic proline-rich protein-like: MAPAPAAPSAAWAAAGPRTRGGRAGWPGARRAAARSHGCRAAGPAGRASDRPAGGDQAAAAPPRPARARAPAAGGAAAAHWLGARALADSCPITARGGLTGSEVRAPPPAGDPGGAPHPPRPAGARPRACALAPPRAPRPAPRGRQGGAGGTPGSSRDPEPRSPRPGLRESPASASPRPPELCIPESARSHALPASPDPPFPGRAPCPRPRLPGPPARPPRPWSPPEARPPREPALCLRGPLAPSPVLTPPADRLGGPWSRNTGVAGGQPHLPRHVFLRRERRKPGSADPEEAGLLLGLVLFGAAPAGQRDRALSLWLDKGPPEERPHLPAFQQKLGACSSVVGLQAVDWYLLSDQRQH; the protein is encoded by the exons ATGGCGCCGGCCCCCGCCGCTCCCTCGGCGGCCTGGGCTGCGGCCGGGCCGCGGACgcgcggcgggcgggcgggctggCCAGGCGCGCGGAGGGCGGCGGCGCGGTCACATGGCTGCCGGGCGGCGGGGCCGGCCGGGCGGGCGTCGGACAGGCCCGCGGGCGGCGACCAGGCTgcggccgccccgccccgccccgcgcgcgcgcgcgcgcccgcCGCCggcggcgccgccgccgcccatTGGCTGGGCGCGCGCGCTCTCGCCGACTCGTGCCCAATCACGGCCCGCGGAGGGCTCACCGGAAGTGAGGTTCGCGCGCCCCCTCCCGCCGGCGACCCAGGAGGCGCCCCCCACCCGCCGCGGCCCGCGGGAGCGCGCCCCCGCGCCTGCGCACTGGCCCCGCCCAgagcgccgcgccccgcccctcgGGGGcggcagggaggggctggagggaccCCAGGGTCCTCCCGCGACCCTGAGCCCCGCAGCCCCCGCCCCGGCCTCCGCGAGTCCCCGGCCTCCGCGAGTCCCCGGCCCCCAGAGCTATGCATCCCCGAGTCTGCTCGCTCCCACGCGCTCCCCGCGTCCCCTGACCCCCCCTTTCCTGGCCGTGCCCCGTGTCCTCGGCCCCGACTGCCTGGACCACCCGCCAGGCCCCCGCGGCCCTGGAGTCCTCCGGAGGCTCGCCCACCCCGCGAACCCGCCTTGTGCCTCCGGGGTCCCCTCGCGCCCTCCCCCGTCCTGACTCCCCCGGCGGATCGCCTGGGCGGGCCGTGGAGCCGGAACACCGGGGTTGCGGGGGGCCAGCCGCATC TCCCGCGGCACGTCTTCTTGCGCCGGGAGCGCCGCAAACCCGGGAGCGCGGACCCGGAGGAGGCGGGCTTGCTCCTCGGCCTAGTGCTCTTTGGAGCGGCTCCAGCCGGTCAG AGGGACAGAGCTCTCAGTCTGTGGCTGGACAAGGGGCCCCCAGAGGAGAGACCCCATCTCCCTGCCTTCCAGCAGAAGCTAGGAGCCTGCAGCTCGGTTGTGGGCCTCCAGGCCGTGGACTGGTACCTCCTGTCGGATCAGCGGCAACATTAG